GATGAACTTCAAAAGAAAAGATTGATAGACCGAAATATTGTTGATAAAAATACGGAAGAATATTTATTAGATAATCTGGGGAATATTCGTAAAAAACTAGATTCCAGCGCATCGGTTTTAAATCAGATGAAAGTTTCCGAAGGTTTATACGACATTAAAGACCGTGACGAAAAATCATTAGAAAGAATTAAAGAGCTGGATTCTAAAAAAGCCGAAATACTAACCAAAATCAATTCTTTAAATACGATTAAAAACTCCCTTTCTTCTCAAAATTTAGATCGTCTCATCAGCTTGAACGCTGCAGGCGTAGAGGATGGAATGTTTACGGCAACGGTTTCTGAACTAAAAGATCTGTACGCAAAAAGACGGGAAATGGCGCTTATCTATACGCCAAACTCTGAGCCGATGCGTGAAATTAACCGATTGATTAATGAGGCACGAAATAATTCTTCTGGCTCCCTACGAAATTACTACAATACCTACATTAACGAAATATCCAAGATCGATCGCGACATCGCAAGAGCAAATGTTGACTTGGTGACTTATCCGGAGAAGGAAAGAAAGTATATGGATGCAGAACGTGGCTATAATATGATTGAAGCCACTTATAACACCTTGCTTTCTAAACAGAATGAAACGCAAATTAGGGTGGCCACCAATAAGTCAGATATCAATGTGATCGATCCGGCTAAAAACCTGGGTCAAGCTCCAATTGCGCCTAATATTGTAAAAACAAAATACACTATTATTGGTGGATTGTTACTTTTACCATTGATATTCCTGGCTATCGGGCAGTTATTGGACAACAGAATAAGAAATATAAAAGAATTGCTTCAGGTGACGAAAATCCCACTTTTGGGAGTGATCGGAAAAAATACCCATGACAATAATCTTACCGTTTTGGAGCAACCAAGATCTTCAATTTCAGAAGCATTCCGTGGCATTAGAGCGAACCTGCGGTTTTTGCACAAGGAAGATAATAAATCAAAAGTAATTCTTTTAACTTCCTCTATCGGCGGTGAAGGAAAAACGTATGTATCTATTAATATTGCTTCAGTTCTTGGTTTAAGTGGAAAGAAAACTATTCTTTTGGGGATGGATTTAAGAAAGCCAAAGATCTTCGGAGACTTTAAGATTAATAATCAGTACGGAATTTCAAATTATCTTACAGGTGAGGTGCAGATGAATCAGATCATTAACCAGACTTCTATTCCGGATTTACATGTTGCAACGTCTGGGCCTATACCACCAAATCCTTCAGAACTTTTAATGAGCGAACGAAATATACAGTTTATTCAGGAGTTAAGAAATCATTATGACTTTATTATCATCGATTCGCCACCAGTTGGTTTAGTTGCTGATCCTTTTGAACTAATGAAGTATGCTGATGCAAGTATTTATGTAGTTCGACACGAATATACAGAGAAACATATGCTGAGAATGATCACTGAAAAATACCACAATCACGAAATTAAAAATTTAGGGTTGGTATACAATGATTATCAGGTAAAACAGGGATATGGTTACGGCTATGGCTACGGCTATGGCTACGGCTATGGTTATTTTGAAGAAGATGCCAATTATCAGGAACCTACTGTAATTAAAATTAGAAATAAGATTAGAAGTATTATGGGGAAAAGCTAGATTTAAAAAATTGATGAGAAGAGGAATTTATTTTTCCTAAAATCATAAAAAGAAGGATTGCCCGTTTTTATAGGAAAACATTATGCTTTTTTGAGGGTATTTAACTAAAAATTAAGAATTTCCTTAAAGTAAAAATGTTTTATATTTGCAAAATTATTTATGAAATTTGATGTACAGTCATTCATGCAAAAGAAAATTATCTTCACCTTTATCGCCTTGCTTTTTATTTCGGTTTCCTACAAAGGGCAGCGACACGAAATAGGGGTGCAATTAGGGATGAGTAACTTGGTTGGTGATATTGGCAGAACCAATTATGTTTTACAGAAACCAATGGGCCATAATATTGCTGACTATGGACTTCCTTTTTACGGGAGCATTCTTTACCGAATGAATTTTAATCCTTATCAAACGGTAAGGTTAAATTTGGGATACAATCACATCCAATTTGCAGATGTTTATGCGAAAGAGAAATACAGAAAAGATAGAAAATTGTGGGGAACCAATTCTATTGTGGAAGCCGATTTGATTTTCGAGTATAACTTTTTTCCCGTAAACGATGAGCAGAAGAGTTTGCTCAGTCCTTATGTATTCGGTGGAGTGGGTGCCTTATTGGCAAATACACCACAGCTGGTCGTAGAAAATGATTTTAACAGAGACGCAGGTGGAAATCCGATTCCTCCAGTTGTGGGCGATCTAGATAGTTTTGAAACTACCGCAACTTATACTTCTGGTAAAAAATTATCAATGGCCATTCCTTTTGGCGTTGGTTTAAAATATAAGTTCAACTACAATTGGGCATTATTTGGGGAATTTATGTTTCGACCTACTTTTTCAGATTCCATTGACTATAGTGTAATTGATGATAGTAGTGTGAAAATTAAGTATAATAAAGATATTCCGGCCGAAGGGAGCAAAAGCAAATCTCTTTTACAGGAAAGTCCATATAAAGAGATGGCTGAAGCGAAAGCTGCGGAATTTGTTAAAAACAGACAAGTGGGTAACATCAATTCTAAAGATTGGGTCAACTCCGTCTCTATAGGTTTAAGTTATTCATTCGGAAGACCACCATGTTATTGTGATTAAAATGCAGTCGATAAAAGAAAAATTAAATCTGGATCATCTTCCACAACATGTCGCCATTATTATGGACGGTAACGGGAGATGGGCAAAAACACGCGGCAAAGAAAGAACCTTTGGGCATAAACACGCCATTCAGGCAGTTCGGGATGCCGTGAACGCCTGTAACGAAATTCACATTCCCTATCTTACGCTTTACACCTTTTCTTCGGAAAACTGGAACAGACCGGATGATGAAGTGAATACGCTGATGAGCTTGATTTCTGAAACATTGCTTTTGGAAGCCGAAGAAATTTTCAGCAAAGGATTGCGCATGCACGTCATAGGTGATATTGAAAAATTGCCACCACTCGTGCAGGAGCAAATGATGCAGCTGGTCGAAATCACAAAGCATAATGACAAGGGGAATCTCATCTTGGCATTAAGCTACGGTTCCCAGCATGAAATTCTAAGTGCCGTAAAACAAATCAGCGCGAAAGTAAAAAGCGGCGAACTTACGGAAGAAGAAATTACAGAAAAAGTTTTCGAGAATCACTTATACACCAAAGATTTTCCACCGGTTGATCTATTAATCAGAACCAGTGGCGAAGTTAGGATCAGTAATTTCCTACTGTGGCAAATTGCCTATGCTGAATTGCAGTTTTTAGATATCCTATGGCCGGATTTCGGTAGAGAAGATTTCTTTAAATGCATTTATGATTACCAGGCGAAAGAAAGAAGATTTGGTAAAATCAGCGAACAGCTCGACGAAAAAAAATAGAATAAAGAAAAAGTTAGCAAGATAAAAAATGAAGTTTAAATTCTTACCCATCATCATGTTTGTGGCTTCGGCACATTTCTATGGTCAGATTACACCCGAACAGAATACCCAGGAAAACAGCGCTGTTCAAGCTCAAAACGAAGTGGGCACTTATATCCTGAAAGACATCGTCGTAGATGGCGTAAAAAAATATACTCCCGCTCAAATTTTAAGATTTACGGGTCTTAATAAAAATGAGACTGTAGAAATCCCCGGGCAAAAGATCAGCAATGCCATTAAAAAGCTTTGGGAAACTCAATCCTTCTCTGAAGTAGAAGTGTATATTCAAAGCATCGAAGGTGATCAGGTGATCCTTAGATTTAATCTTCAGGACCTGAAAGATTTAGGACAGGTGAAATTTACCGGAAAAGGAATTGGAAAATCGAAAAGCGAAAAACTTGCGAAAGACAATAACTTAAAGCCAGGAACGAAAATTACCCAAAATCTCGTCTCAACTTTAAAAACAAATATTCCCAAAGAATATATCAAAAAAGGCTATGCCGATGCGAGGGTGACGATTGAGGATAAAGTAAATGCCGGAGATCCCGATCTGGTAGACTGGACCATCAATGTTGACCGTGGCAGAAAAGTAAAAATCAGCCACATCGAATTTGAAGGAAATGAAAGTGTGACCGACCGTAAACTGAGAAGCAAAGCTTTTAAAGATACAAAACAGAAGAGTTTTAGTATTAAAGGCATCTTGAAACCTTCGAAATTTATCGAGGAAAAATACGAAGACGATAAAGATAATTTGATTAATTATTATCGTTCTTTAGGATTCCGTGATGCACAAATTGTTTCAGATTCAGTTTGGAGAAATCCCAAAAATGATTTTGAAATCAATGTAAAACTGAACGAAGGAAAAAAATATTATATCGGAGATATTAATTTCCTAGGAAATTCAGCATTCTCTACCGATTATCTAAAAAAAGTATTGGGATATAAAACTGGTGACATTTACGACGCAGTTGGTTTCAACAAGAAAGTTGGGGAAGACGGTGGTAAAGAAGATGATTCTGATATCAAATCTCTTTACATGAATCAAGGTTTCCTATTCTCGAACGTAACCCCGATTGAAAAGTCCGTAGTTGGTGATTCGATTAATCTTGAAATTAGAATTAGTGAAGGTGAAAAAGCTTCCTGGAACCGGGTAACCTGGAGTGGAAATACCACTACGCATGATCATGTAATCTTAAGATCACTGCGTACAAAACCTGGTAGTTTGTTTGCAAAATCAGACATCAAAAGAACGTACTTTGATTTGGCGGGAATGCAGTTTTTTGATC
This DNA window, taken from Kaistella carnis, encodes the following:
- a CDS encoding exopolysaccharide transport family protein, whose product is MDNLFSFQFLNAQQVSNNTASYFTPNQSINFIWGQTGNQDGVYLKKMLLSRSHNEYLVNQLDLYVNYATKGLIKQTYLDKYDSPVFFEIDKSVPQQVNYQITLIPKGGNKYEVVLPKDGESTSLYSFESEGFKVVPAYKRPENKIISLNEWYVSPNLKFRLLKNEQPSSIKFENIIVTLSTVNNAVNDLVSTINVDFDKEIGSIMIITKKGYNLNGTVNFLNTSVDELQKKRLIDRNIVDKNTEEYLLDNLGNIRKKLDSSASVLNQMKVSEGLYDIKDRDEKSLERIKELDSKKAEILTKINSLNTIKNSLSSQNLDRLISLNAAGVEDGMFTATVSELKDLYAKRREMALIYTPNSEPMREINRLINEARNNSSGSLRNYYNTYINEISKIDRDIARANVDLVTYPEKERKYMDAERGYNMIEATYNTLLSKQNETQIRVATNKSDINVIDPAKNLGQAPIAPNIVKTKYTIIGGLLLLPLIFLAIGQLLDNRIRNIKELLQVTKIPLLGVIGKNTHDNNLTVLEQPRSSISEAFRGIRANLRFLHKEDNKSKVILLTSSIGGEGKTYVSINIASVLGLSGKKTILLGMDLRKPKIFGDFKINNQYGISNYLTGEVQMNQIINQTSIPDLHVATSGPIPPNPSELLMSERNIQFIQELRNHYDFIIIDSPPVGLVADPFELMKYADASIYVVRHEYTEKHMLRMITEKYHNHEIKNLGLVYNDYQVKQGYGYGYGYGYGYGYGYFEEDANYQEPTVIKIRNKIRSIMGKS
- the porG gene encoding type IX secretion system protein PorG, producing MKFDVQSFMQKKIIFTFIALLFISVSYKGQRHEIGVQLGMSNLVGDIGRTNYVLQKPMGHNIADYGLPFYGSILYRMNFNPYQTVRLNLGYNHIQFADVYAKEKYRKDRKLWGTNSIVEADLIFEYNFFPVNDEQKSLLSPYVFGGVGALLANTPQLVVENDFNRDAGGNPIPPVVGDLDSFETTATYTSGKKLSMAIPFGVGLKYKFNYNWALFGEFMFRPTFSDSIDYSVIDDSSVKIKYNKDIPAEGSKSKSLLQESPYKEMAEAKAAEFVKNRQVGNINSKDWVNSVSIGLSYSFGRPPCYCD
- the uppS gene encoding polyprenyl diphosphate synthase, giving the protein MQSIKEKLNLDHLPQHVAIIMDGNGRWAKTRGKERTFGHKHAIQAVRDAVNACNEIHIPYLTLYTFSSENWNRPDDEVNTLMSLISETLLLEAEEIFSKGLRMHVIGDIEKLPPLVQEQMMQLVEITKHNDKGNLILALSYGSQHEILSAVKQISAKVKSGELTEEEITEKVFENHLYTKDFPPVDLLIRTSGEVRISNFLLWQIAYAELQFLDILWPDFGREDFFKCIYDYQAKERRFGKISEQLDEKK
- a CDS encoding BamA/OMP85 family outer membrane protein; its protein translation is MKFKFLPIIMFVASAHFYGQITPEQNTQENSAVQAQNEVGTYILKDIVVDGVKKYTPAQILRFTGLNKNETVEIPGQKISNAIKKLWETQSFSEVEVYIQSIEGDQVILRFNLQDLKDLGQVKFTGKGIGKSKSEKLAKDNNLKPGTKITQNLVSTLKTNIPKEYIKKGYADARVTIEDKVNAGDPDLVDWTINVDRGRKVKISHIEFEGNESVTDRKLRSKAFKDTKQKSFSIKGILKPSKFIEEKYEDDKDNLINYYRSLGFRDAQIVSDSVWRNPKNDFEINVKLNEGKKYYIGDINFLGNSAFSTDYLKKVLGYKTGDIYDAVGFNKKVGEDGGKEDDSDIKSLYMNQGFLFSNVTPIEKSVVGDSINLEIRISEGEKASWNRVTWSGNTTTHDHVILRSLRTKPGSLFAKSDIKRTYFDLAGMQFFDPQQIGQQVNPNPQDNTVDVHWTLVEKGSSQVQLQAGYGGGSFIGTLGLTFNNFSLRNFLRFKDFKPVPQGDGQTLSIQAQAGQFFQNYGISFTEPWLFGTKPTALSIGVNQSLVRYSDAQGATQKLNIFSASAGLNRQLRWPDDYFSLYTGIQYQSYDFENYPFQFGNATEYYGSAKNFSFNIGLSRNSAGLDPIFPTQGSNIEASIKFTPPYSLFSDKDYANMPAVEKYKWLEFYKIKMKADIYNTVVGKLVLRSTAEMGFLNGYNKELGAPPFERFYVGGTGLFGGRYDGRELVPLRGYENASSTGGMLEDVTPYGGATIYNRFALELRYPISMNQTAKIYALSFLEGGNAYNSFGTYNPFQLKRSAGVGIRVYMGAFGLIGFDFAYGFDKTQLGTEPAGWKTHFLMNQSL